AGCCCTCCGTCCGCGCCCGCGAGCTCGCCCGCCAGGGCGAGGGCGCCCGCGTGGTCGACGCCGTGCAGGCGCTCTTCGGCCTCGACGTGGAGCTGCCCGCCGCGGTCTCCTCCCCCGTCGTCGTCGCCCTGCCGCGCACGGCCGAGGCGGGCTCGGCGTCGTGAGGCCCCGCATCCTCCGCGGCCCGCGCCTCGACGCGCCGCTCAGGATGACCGAGCCGGTGCGCACCGAGCGCCTGGTGATCCGCCCCTACACGGCCGACGACCTCGACGACTACGCCGACATCCAGCGCCGCCCCGAGGTGGTCGAGTACATGTTCTGGCCGCTCCGCGACCGCGAGGCGTCCAAGCGCCACCTGGCCGCCCGCCGCCGGCAGACCCGCCTCGAGCAGAGCCACGACTTCCTCGGGCTCGCCGTCGAGCTGCCGGACGAGCCGAGCCTCAACCCGCGCCCCGGATCCGGCCGCGTCGTCGGCGACGTCTCCCTCCTCCTGCGGAACGCGCCCTCGCGCCAGCTCGAGGTCGGCTGGGTCATGAACCCGGACTTCGCGGGCCGGGGCTACGCCACCGAGGCCAGCCGCGCCATGCTCGACATCGCCTTCCGGCGCGCGGGCGCGCACCGCGTCCTGGCGCAGCTCGATGCCCGCAACGCCTCGTCCGCGCGCATGGCCGAGCGCCTCGGCATGCGCCGCGAGGGGCTCTTCCGCGAGGAGCACCTCGTGAAGGGCGAGTGGGTCGACAGCCTCTACTACGCCGTGCTGGCCGACGAGTGGGCGGCGATGCCGCCCACGACGACCTGACCCGGGGATCGCCATGGACGGCGACCTGCCCGCGCTCGACCCGGTCGAGGTGCGAGGTCCCGTGCGCACCGCGCGGCTGGTGCTGCGCCCCTTCACGCCCGACGACGTGGTCGCCCTCGACGCCTACGCGGCGGCTCCCGGCGCGCGGCCGCACCTCGCCGGATCCGCGTCCGACCCCGCCCACATGCTGGCCGACCGCCTCGGCTGGACCCGGCTGGCCGCGGTCGGCGACCGGCTCGCGCTCGCCGTCGAGCTGCCGGCGCAGGGCCCCCGGCCGGCGCGCGTCGTCGGCGAGGTGCACCTGCTGCTCCGCGACCCCGGCGCCCGGCAGGCGGAGCTCGGCGTCGTCCTGCACCCGGACGCGCGCGGCGCGGGCCTCGGGGCGGAGGCGGCCGACCGGATCCTCGCGCTCGCCTTCGACGAGGCGGGCGTGCACCGCGTCGCGTGCCGGATCGACGCCGCGGACGCGCCCGCGCTCGCCTTCGCCGCGCGCCTCGGCATGCGGCGCGAGGGGCTCCTCGTCCACGACCGGTGGGTGCGCGGCGCATGGGCCGATACCGTGGTCGTGGCGCTGCTCGACGTGGAGTGGGCGGCTCGCACGAGCCTCGACGGACTGTAGGAGGACCGCGTGACATCGACCCCCGACCCCGCCGGACGACCGGTCGTCCCCGTCCTCGACGATGACGACGACGACGACCTCGACGAGCGGGACGAGGCGGATCGCGGCCTCGCCGCCGCCCCTCGCCGCACCGCCGACGAGCGGCCCCTCCGCGTGGCCGCGCTCGCCCTCGTTCGCGACCGGCGCGTGCTGATGGTGCGCGTCGAGGGGCAGGACGTCCTCTACCTGCCCGGCGGGAAGATCGAGCCGGGCGAGGGCGCGCGGCAGGCCCTCGTGCGGGAGGCGTCGGAGGAGGTCGGGCTCGACATCGACCCGGCCAGCATCGAGGACCTCTTCACCGTCCTCGAGGACGCGCACGGCGCGCACGCGGGGCGCCTCGTGAGCATGACGGTCTACCGCGCGGAGCCGCGCGCGGGCACCCGGCAGGAGCCCATGGCGTCGGGCGAGGTCGCCGAGGTGGAGCTCGTGGGATCCGCGGACGCGGACCGCTGCCCGCCCGCCGGCCGGGCGGCGCTGGAGCGCCTCGTGGCGCTCCGGCTCATCGACTGACGGCGTCGTCCCCGGGGGCGGCGGCGTCCGCGGCGTCCGCCTCGGCGAGGGCCGGGGATCCGGCCGCGAGCTCGGCCGCGCGGGTCGCGCGCACCTTCCGCCGCTGGTCGACGAAGGCGCCGAC
The nucleotide sequence above comes from Clavibacter sp. B3I6. Encoded proteins:
- a CDS encoding GNAT family N-acetyltransferase gives rise to the protein MRPRILRGPRLDAPLRMTEPVRTERLVIRPYTADDLDDYADIQRRPEVVEYMFWPLRDREASKRHLAARRRQTRLEQSHDFLGLAVELPDEPSLNPRPGSGRVVGDVSLLLRNAPSRQLEVGWVMNPDFAGRGYATEASRAMLDIAFRRAGAHRVLAQLDARNASSARMAERLGMRREGLFREEHLVKGEWVDSLYYAVLADEWAAMPPTTT
- a CDS encoding GNAT family N-acetyltransferase, producing the protein MDGDLPALDPVEVRGPVRTARLVLRPFTPDDVVALDAYAAAPGARPHLAGSASDPAHMLADRLGWTRLAAVGDRLALAVELPAQGPRPARVVGEVHLLLRDPGARQAELGVVLHPDARGAGLGAEAADRILALAFDEAGVHRVACRIDAADAPALAFAARLGMRREGLLVHDRWVRGAWADTVVVALLDVEWAARTSLDGL
- a CDS encoding NUDIX domain-containing protein, translated to MTSTPDPAGRPVVPVLDDDDDDDLDERDEADRGLAAAPRRTADERPLRVAALALVRDRRVLMVRVEGQDVLYLPGGKIEPGEGARQALVREASEEVGLDIDPASIEDLFTVLEDAHGAHAGRLVSMTVYRAEPRAGTRQEPMASGEVAEVELVGSADADRCPPAGRAALERLVALRLID